In Isoptericola jiangsuensis, the following proteins share a genomic window:
- a CDS encoding peptidylprolyl isomerase encodes MFATLHTSAGDIRIELLPDHAPKTVANFVGLAQGTKAWTDPRTGAERTDPLYDGVIFHRVIDNFMIQGGDPLGTGTGGPGYTFNDEIHPELGFSEKYILAMANAGKRRNPVSGEVEGTNGSQFFITTTETPWLNGKHTIFGKVADDESRTVVDAIGTTRTRPGDRPVEDIVINSVTIED; translated from the coding sequence ATGTTCGCAACCCTGCACACCTCCGCCGGTGACATCCGTATCGAGCTGCTCCCGGACCACGCTCCGAAGACGGTCGCCAACTTCGTCGGGCTCGCCCAGGGCACGAAGGCCTGGACCGACCCGCGCACGGGCGCCGAGCGCACCGACCCCCTGTACGACGGCGTGATCTTCCACCGGGTCATCGACAACTTCATGATCCAGGGCGGTGACCCCCTGGGCACCGGCACCGGTGGCCCCGGCTACACCTTCAACGACGAGATCCACCCCGAGCTCGGCTTCTCGGAGAAGTACATCCTCGCGATGGCGAACGCCGGCAAGCGGCGCAACCCGGTCTCGGGCGAGGTCGAGGGCACCAACGGCTCGCAGTTCTTCATCACCACCACGGAGACCCCGTGGCTGAACGGCAAGCACACCATCTTCGGCAAGGTCGCGGACGACGAGTCCCGCACGGTCGTCGACGCCATCGGCACGACCCGCACCCGCCCGGGCGACCGCCCGGTCGAGGACATCGTCATCAACTCGGTCACGATCGAGGACTGA
- a CDS encoding DUF4839 domain-containing protein, with amino-acid sequence MILAVVAGCSDGEPPTMPDVVGQQLDVALSDIDRAGISDEAEIIGGGLFGVVDESNWTVCDQLPLAGDAAVEQPRLTVERACGGDSALEGVQTDEDESELETKASEDVAGTGVKEGADGIGDPGVLTRKSSDEMAAVLDERDNCSELIGAFAKKYQGQEIQFNGTFVYMALHGDYSTRYDFLIQQGDVDPSAAGTGPVFQFRDVNIVHDLHLAGDIPETVGQGDRARFTAEVSEYNPDTCVLQLRPVRTVIRR; translated from the coding sequence GTGATTCTGGCGGTAGTGGCGGGGTGCAGCGACGGGGAGCCGCCGACGATGCCGGATGTGGTGGGTCAACAACTCGACGTTGCGTTGAGCGACATCGACCGCGCCGGCATTTCAGACGAGGCAGAGATCATCGGTGGTGGCCTCTTCGGCGTGGTGGACGAGTCGAACTGGACCGTGTGCGATCAGTTGCCCCTTGCAGGTGATGCGGCAGTGGAGCAACCGCGACTCACCGTGGAACGGGCATGCGGTGGGGACTCGGCCTTGGAAGGGGTGCAGACTGACGAGGACGAGTCTGAGCTCGAAACGAAAGCGTCGGAGGATGTGGCGGGCACAGGGGTGAAGGAGGGCGCTGACGGCATTGGTGACCCAGGGGTGCTTACCCGCAAGTCAAGTGACGAGATGGCCGCAGTGCTCGACGAGCGGGACAACTGCTCCGAGCTCATCGGTGCGTTTGCCAAGAAGTACCAGGGCCAAGAGATCCAGTTCAATGGGACGTTCGTGTACATGGCTCTGCATGGCGACTACAGCACGAGGTACGACTTCCTGATCCAGCAGGGTGACGTTGACCCCTCCGCTGCAGGGACGGGGCCTGTGTTTCAGTTCAGAGATGTGAACATCGTGCACGACCTGCATCTCGCCGGCGACATCCCCGAGACGGTCGGCCAGGGGGACAGGGCCCGCTTCACGGCCGAGGTTTCCGAGTACAACCCGGACACCTGCGTACTCCAGCTACGTCCAGTGCGGACCGTCATTCGGCGCTGA
- a CDS encoding DUF881 domain-containing protein: MSPRIRSGILVGTVLGLSGVLFTVSAQLDDDDQDRHSEDLASVVADESDRVEELTEQVTTLDDEIDALSDAVAQDVPSRGTDLRAREGVASGAWPVAGTGLTVALEDAPSSALDVEGVRPDDLVVHQQDLQHVINALWAGGAEAMTLQGQRVTSTSAFRCSGNILLLHGRVYSPPYVVEAIGDPDRLQASLDSSPGVGVYRQYVDWIGLGYDVRREDAIEMPAYTGGKELEHAEVPEGTDVFS; this comes from the coding sequence ATGAGCCCACGGATCCGCTCCGGGATCCTCGTCGGGACCGTGCTCGGCCTGTCCGGGGTCCTGTTCACTGTCTCGGCGCAGCTCGACGACGACGACCAGGACCGGCACAGCGAGGACCTCGCGTCCGTCGTCGCCGACGAGTCGGACCGGGTCGAGGAGCTCACCGAGCAGGTCACGACCCTCGACGACGAGATCGACGCCCTGAGCGATGCCGTGGCGCAGGACGTCCCGTCGCGCGGCACCGACCTGCGTGCCCGCGAGGGCGTCGCGTCCGGGGCGTGGCCGGTCGCCGGGACCGGGCTCACCGTCGCCCTCGAGGACGCGCCGTCGTCGGCGCTGGACGTCGAGGGCGTGCGGCCCGACGACCTGGTGGTGCACCAGCAGGACCTGCAGCACGTGATCAACGCCCTGTGGGCGGGCGGAGCGGAGGCGATGACGCTCCAGGGGCAGCGGGTGACGTCGACGAGCGCGTTCCGCTGCTCGGGGAACATCCTGCTGCTGCACGGACGGGTGTACTCCCCGCCGTACGTCGTCGAGGCGATCGGGGACCCGGACCGTCTCCAGGCGTCCCTCGACTCGTCGCCCGGGGTGGGCGTGTACCGGCAGTACGTCGACTGGATCGGCCTCGGCTACGACGTGCGGCGCGAGGACGCGATCGAGATGCCGGCCTACACGGGCGGCAAGGAGCTCGAGCACGCCGAGGTGCCCGAGGGCACGGACGTGTTCTCGTGA
- a CDS encoding class E sortase, which yields MRHVRDAVPSGPPPGAPAPPAHGRVRHRGGVLGAVVGFVGELLITAGVFLGLFVVWQLWWTDVQADRVHTEVMAAQDWPDPPVVTEADEGPAVATEHRGEPPVLDEPPLEDVFARFYVPRWGGDYEEPVAQGVDKATVLDRLGIGHYPGTAMPGDVGNFAVAGHRTTYGKPFHRVAELKKGDALIVRTKDTWYVYKMTEHQIVWPHQVEVVSPVPGLMPGEPVPELTRRFITMTACHPMYSAAQRYIVHGELDYWAPVSEGTPAELLDAGYDVQAAAATLVPTGVR from the coding sequence GTGAGGCACGTGCGGGACGCCGTACCGAGCGGCCCGCCCCCCGGAGCACCGGCCCCGCCCGCGCACGGCCGGGTGCGGCACCGTGGCGGGGTGCTCGGCGCGGTCGTCGGGTTCGTCGGCGAGCTGCTCATCACCGCCGGGGTGTTCCTCGGCCTGTTCGTCGTCTGGCAGCTCTGGTGGACCGACGTGCAGGCGGACCGGGTGCACACCGAGGTGATGGCGGCCCAGGACTGGCCGGACCCGCCCGTGGTGACGGAGGCCGACGAGGGTCCGGCCGTCGCGACGGAGCACCGCGGGGAGCCGCCGGTGCTGGACGAGCCGCCGCTGGAGGACGTGTTCGCGCGCTTCTACGTGCCCCGCTGGGGTGGCGACTACGAGGAGCCGGTCGCGCAGGGCGTCGACAAGGCGACGGTGCTGGACCGGCTCGGCATCGGCCACTACCCGGGCACCGCGATGCCGGGCGACGTCGGCAACTTCGCCGTGGCGGGCCACCGCACCACGTACGGCAAGCCGTTCCACCGGGTGGCCGAGCTGAAGAAGGGTGACGCGCTCATCGTCCGTACCAAGGACACCTGGTACGTGTACAAGATGACGGAGCACCAGATCGTGTGGCCCCACCAGGTCGAGGTGGTCTCCCCCGTGCCCGGGCTGATGCCCGGCGAGCCCGTCCCCGAGCTCACCCGGCGGTTCATCACCATGACGGCCTGCCACCCCATGTACTCCGCGGCGCAGCGGTACATCGTGCACGGCGAGCTGGACTACTGGGCGCCCGTCAGCGAGGGCACCCCGGCCGAGCTGCTGGACGCCGGCTACGACGTCCAGGCGGCGGCCGCTACCCTCGTCCCGACGGGGGTGAGATGA
- a CDS encoding rhomboid family intramembrane serine protease codes for MQCVDCVAQAARSTRSARTLFGATVREGRPVVTLTIIALCAVSWVLQLTTPSWTSQWAFAPWIAQEEPWRFLTAAFLHSRSPLHILFNMYALWLVGPFLEQAFGRARFLALYVLAAVGGSVGVLLLASPYEASWMQAVVGASGAVFGLFGAIIPVLRRMGRDAGQIVVLIAINMALPLFVGGIAWQAHVGGLVVGLVIGAGYAAAPRERQRLVGWALPAVVAVALVGLTVWKYSTVPALINLF; via the coding sequence GTGCAGTGCGTCGACTGCGTCGCCCAGGCGGCGCGGTCGACGCGCAGCGCCCGCACCCTGTTCGGGGCGACGGTGCGCGAGGGCCGGCCCGTGGTGACCCTGACGATCATCGCGCTGTGCGCGGTGAGCTGGGTCCTGCAGCTCACGACGCCCTCGTGGACGTCGCAGTGGGCGTTCGCTCCGTGGATCGCGCAGGAGGAGCCCTGGCGGTTCCTCACGGCGGCGTTCCTGCACTCGCGCAGCCCGTTGCACATCCTGTTCAACATGTACGCGCTGTGGCTCGTCGGACCGTTCCTCGAGCAGGCGTTCGGCCGGGCGCGCTTCCTCGCGCTGTACGTCCTGGCGGCCGTCGGCGGCTCGGTCGGCGTGCTGCTGCTGGCGTCGCCCTACGAGGCGAGCTGGATGCAGGCCGTCGTGGGGGCGTCCGGCGCCGTGTTCGGCCTGTTCGGCGCGATCATCCCGGTGCTGCGGCGCATGGGACGCGACGCCGGACAGATCGTCGTCCTCATCGCGATCAACATGGCGCTGCCGCTCTTCGTCGGGGGCATCGCCTGGCAGGCGCACGTGGGCGGGCTGGTCGTGGGCCTGGTGATCGGCGCCGGGTACGCGGCCGCCCCGCGCGAGCGGCAACGACTGGTCGGGTGGGCGCTGCCCGCCGTCGTCGCCGTCGCGCTCGTCGGGCTGACGGTCTGGAAGTACTCGACCGTGCCCGCCCTGATCAACCTGTTCTGA
- a CDS encoding cell division protein CrgA, with translation MSESKSSKPEKKKAEPVAVPGRTSLNPRWLVPTMLTLMIAGLAWIVTYYLTSQNLGLPIPALGNWNLVVGFVLIISGFALTTRWK, from the coding sequence GTGTCCGAGTCGAAGTCGTCGAAGCCGGAGAAGAAGAAGGCCGAGCCCGTGGCCGTGCCGGGACGGACGTCGCTGAACCCGCGCTGGCTCGTCCCGACCATGCTGACGCTCATGATCGCGGGTCTCGCGTGGATCGTCACCTACTACCTGACGAGCCAGAACCTGGGCCTGCCGATCCCGGCCCTCGGCAACTGGAACCTCGTCGTCGGCTTCGTGCTGATCATCTCCGGCTTCGCGCTGACGACCCGCTGGAAGTAG